In Sphaerospermopsis torques-reginae ITEP-024, the genomic window TGATGGGTTATTAGTAATTTTAACACCCCAAGCTATGACCGATCCGACAAAAATTGCCGAGGAATTAAAACCCTATTCACAAATGGCGAATAAACCAATTTTAGCTAGTTGGATGGGTGGGGAAGATGTGGCAGAAGGAAAACAAATTCTCAACCATCAAGGCATTCCTACTTATGATTATCCCGATACAGCAGCTAAAATATTTAGCTATATGTGGCGGTATAGTTATAACCTCAAGGGAATTTATGAAACTCCTGTTTTACCAAGTTTAGAATGTGATACAAATACCCGTAATTGTGCATTGGTGGAAACCATTATTAAGGATGCCAGAAAAGCCGGAAGAGCGATTTTAACAGAGTTTGAATCTAAAGAAATATTAGCCGCCTATGGTATTCCGGTAGTTGCTGGAAGTATTGCTAAGAGTGCAGAAGAAGCAGTAGAATGTGCTGAGAAAATCGGTTATCCCGTGGTTTTGAAATTGTATTCGCAAACAATTACCCATAAAACAGATGTGGGAGGAGTACAGTTAAATTTGCGAAATGCAGAAGCTGTTAAAAGAGCTTATCATTTAATAGAAACTTCGGTATTAGAAAAAGCTAAACCAGAAGATTTTTTAGGCGTAACCGTGCAGCAAATGGTCAAAACTAGCGGTTATGAATTGATCATTGGTAGTAGTTTAGATCCGCAGTTTGGACCAGTATTATTATTTGGTGCTGGGGGAGAATTAGTCGAGGTTTTCCAAGATAGCGCCATAGCTTTACCACCTTTAAATACTACCCTAGCACGGCGGATGATGGAACAAACGAAAATCTATAAAGCATTAAAAGGAGTGCGGGGTAGACAAAGTATTGATATGGCAGCTTTGGAGGAATTGTTAGTAGTATTTAGTCATTTGGTAGTAGAACAACCAGCGATTAAAGAAATAGATATTAATCCTTTATTAGCTATTCCTCCCTCTCCTGATCATCCTGGTGGTTTAATAGCATTAGATGGTAGAATAGTTTTACATTCTGCGGATGTAGGAGAAACGGAATTACCAAAATTAGCAATTCGTCCCTATCCTCACCAATATGTTAGTAATTGGACATTGAAAAATGGTATACCTGTTACTATTCGTCCGATCCGTCCAGAAGATGAACCATTAATGGTAAAATTCCATAAAACACTATCAGAGGAAAGTGTTTATTTGCGGTATTTTCACATGGTTAAATTAAGTCAAAGAATAGCTCATGAAAGACTGACAAGAATTTGTTTTATTGACTATGATCGAGAAATGGCATTAGTCGCAGAACATCACAACCCAGAAACTCAAGCAACGGAAATTTTAGCTGTAGGAAGATTGAGTAAATTACATGGTAATGATGGGGCGGAATTTGCTATGCTGGTGAGCGATCGCTATCAATGTAATGGTTTAGGTACAGAGTTACTCAAGAGATTAATAGAAGTAGGTAAAAACGAGAAAATATCCTCTATTTCTGCTGATATCTTAGCTGATAATTTAGGAATGCAGAAAGTATGTGAAAGACTCGGTTTTAAGATGTCACATAGCAATGATGCAACAGTCTTAAAAGCGGAAATTGATTTGTAGTCAGGAGTCAGGAGTCAGGAGTTGTTAATTTTAACTTTTGACTTTTGACTTGATCTCTTCCCTGTTTTATTTTTCGGTTAGTAAATTTATCCAAAATGATGACAACACAAATTAATCAAATTTGGCAAAATTTGGAAAATACAAAAACAGAAAAACAAACATTTACCGAGGATTTAATTGCTGAATTACCAGAACCAGTACAACGTTATTTCTTACACGCTATTACTTTGGGAACACCGTTAGCAACTGGTGTGAAGTTAAAAATGCAAGGTTATTTTCAACCCAGTAAAGATAAAAAATTACCCATGCAAGCTACAGAAATTTTAACTGCTAAAGGATTTGTTTGGCAAGCAGTAATGGGTAATAAATTTTTTAACATTAAAGGGGCAGATTACTATTATAATCATTCAGGAAAAGTAGAGTTTAAAATTTTGGGTTTAATCCCATTAGTCAAAGAGGAAAATCCCGACATTAACCGTTCTAGTATTGGTAGATTTGCAGGTGAATTATTCTGGTTGCCATCTGCTTTATTACCACAAAATCAAGTAATTTGGCAAGCTATTGATCACAATACAATTCAAGCAACTTGCAATATTGAGTGTGAAACAGTTAATCTAACTTTTATTATTGATGAAAATGGTAGAGTTTTAGAAGTAAAATTACCACGTTGGGGAAATCAAACCACAGATAAAACTTGGCAATATATACCCTTTGGTGGCACATTTGCACAGGAAACCACTTTTCAAGGTTTTACTATTCCTTCCCAAATAAATGCGGGATGGTGGTTAGGAACAGAAAATTATAATGGGTTTTTTCAAGCAAGTATTGAGGAAGCGGAATTTTTTTAGTTGTTGTTAAGTCTGTAGGTACAAGACATAATTTTATGCTTATAGATGATGAAATAATCAGTCGCAAAAGTCTTGATCAGATTTGTTTAAGATTGAGAAATTTCCACTTTTATATTCTTTGTAGTCAAATTGATCCTACTAGATAACTGTAAGACTTCAATACCCACAACTTGATTCTCTTCATTAAAATCAAGCACAATTCCTGGATAAACTTCCTCAGATTCAATAATTTTCGATTCATCAAGACGTAAATACAAAGCATCCGCTTCTTCATCAATATGTACTTTCATAATTTATTCCTTTGGGTGCGGTCAAAATAAACAGTGATAATTCGCCAAGGTTCTTTATTTTCATTGTACACAACACGCAATACTCTATTGCCATTTTCAGGAATGCGAGCTAAAGCGTGACGTAATTCTGGATCTTCCCGATCTGGTTCTGTTTTTTGAGGTTCTGCTAATACCCGTGTTATCCATTCTAGTTGAATTTCCCGTGCAGTAATAACTTGTTGGGCATGAACGGTCAAATCATAAGGAAAGTTGTTTGTGGCATTTTCTCTAGTTTTTTCTACAGTTTTAAATCTAAACACACCAGAACGCCAAGCCCAAAAGTCAGGGGCAAATTTAGCTAATCTATTAATAGCATAATCTGGTAAAATAAATAAAATGGGATGGGGTACGGTTTTTTTATAAGCATCCCGGACAAAATTCAAATCTTGTAAAACTGGCGGATAGTCACCAGTAAGACCAATAGATTTTTCTAAACCTTGAATAAACACGAAGATACCCAACTTATTCAAGAAGTAAGAGATTTAAAAATATCATCATTTGTTATCCCTTAACTGAAAGGTATAGAAATATTGCCTTCTGGCTGATTTTGTCTATTTACTGGATATTTCATCCACTGATAAGCCACAAAAATCAACAATAAACCAATCAAAAATAATAACACCATCAAAGCAATTTGATACCAAATAACTTGGGTTAAAAGTAAATCTAAAACTAGGTGGATTAAATTCATTACACCATAAAAAATAGTTAAGCCAAAATGAATAACTCGATAACGTTTATTTTCTGTAAATGTATTCCCAATAATTGCTAACATTGGCAATACAAAGAAGCCTAACATTAACCAAAAAATACCCGATACTTCATTAAGTGATGTTGCTGGTTGGGATTCTAATACATCTAACCCGTGAAATAATGGCATTAAACCCAACTGTGTATGAAACAACGTACCTAATAAAAAAACTATCCATAGATTAATAATTTTTTGTCTATAATTAATTGCCATTTTTCTTGCACAATTACTACATTTTATAACCAAATTTACGCAGTAAATCATGACGTGATTTTATATCCTCATTTCCTTCTACACCCTTGGGTAAAAATCCATCAATCACACCAATAATACCCCTTCCTTGTTCGGTTTCTGCTAAAATCACTTGTACAGGATTAGCAGTAGCACAATAAATATTGCAAACTTCTGGACATTGTTTAATAGCATTAAGAAAGTTTATTGGATAAGCATCTTTTAACACAATTAAAAAACAGTGTCCAGCACTTATAGATTTGGCATTTTTAGTAGCTACTTCTTGCAAAGTATGATCATTTCCAGCCATTCTAATTAAACAAGCGGCGGATGCTTCACAGAAAGCAATACCAAATTTTACCTGTGAAGATATACCTACCATGATTTCATATAAATCCTCCACAGTTTTGATAAAGTGAGTTTGTCCTAAAATCAGGTTACAACCTACAGGAATTTCTAAATTTACAGTTTTTACTTCCATTTTGGGTTACAATTTAATTTGTTAATTACTGCATTGCCAAGTATCAGTTTATGGAACGTCAAGCATTGAAAGAAAAATTACAAGTATTAATTAAGGAACTGAAAAAACAGGATGATGATTCTCCTATTACTAATTTAAAAATTGACAAAAAGAAAGCCGCAGAAATAGAAAATTTAACAGTTGAATTAGAAAATCTCAATCCCCATCCTCAACCACTCCAGAATGCTATTAATTTATTAAATGGAATCTGGCAATTACAATACTCTACAGCTAGAGAAATTCGCGCTTTGGATTCTCTCCCATTAGGATTAAGAATAGGTAAAGTATTTCAAGTAATTAATGTTGCTGACGCACAATTTTTTAACCTTGCTTATGTCAAACATCCCCTAAAATTTATTTCAGGATATGTAAAAGTAACAGCTAGATTTGAACCTGATTTAGCTCAATCTAACTTACCAGATAAGCGAATTAATGTTTATTTTGATAAACGTTATTTAGCGATTGACAAAATTTTAGGTGTTAACACTCCTCAGTTAAATCCTTTTAAAGTTGTAGATGCTAAAGGTCCCAAAGGTAGAGTTGCAACTCTGGATATTACTTACTTAGATGAAACATTAAGGATTGGTAGAGGAGGTGATGAAAGTTTATTTATTCTCCAGAAAGCTGATGATTTACCTGAGTTACAGCAGATTTAACCCATTTTTTGTAAGCATTCAGCAGTCTGTCTCCGTCAGCAATTTTCTTACTAACTCAGTCTCACTCAAGACAAAACCTGTTAGCGTAGCCATTTACTGATTACTGATAGCTGAATACTGACATTTTTTTTGACAATCTGCGCCCTCAAGGGACGCAGATTGTGGGTTCAAAGAGTCTACTTAGATTAGATTCCCAATTTTTCTAACACTGGTTTTGTGGAAACAATGTGACGCTCTAAACCCAGTAATTCAGGACTAACTCCTAAAGCCAAAGCAATTAATTGTGGTAAATGTAAAATAGGTAAACCTAATTTTTTACCAATCACCTTTTCTACCTCTGGTTGACGAGAATCTAAATTAAGATGACACAGGGGACAAGGTGTAACAATACAATCAGCACCACTTGACAAAGCTTCTTGAATGTGCATACCTGCCATTTGGAAAGATTCGGTAGTAGCATAACTAGAAAGAGGCCAACCGCAACATTGGGTGCGTCCACGATAATATATAGGAGTTGCCCCCACAGCCCGAAAAACATTTTCCATTGCTTCTGGGTTAAATGGATCATCATAGGGCATGGATTTTTGAGCGCGAAGGAGATAACAGCCATAAAAAGCTGCACACTTGAGGTTAGATAACTTGCGGGTGACACGCTGGCTGATTTTGTCTAAACCATAATCTGTAACCAAAGCATAAAGCAAATGTTTAACGTCTGTGCTGCCCCGATAAGGAGAACAACCTTCTTTTTCTAGTAAGCCATTAACTTGATTAAGATAAGCAGGGTTAGTTGTTTGGCATTGCTTTAGACGTTCATCAACATGACCAATAACACCTTGACAGGTGCTGCAATGAGTAAGAAGAGGCAGATTTAATTCTTCTGCTAAAGCTATATTTCGGGCGTTAACTGTATCTTCTAACAATTGAGAATCTTCTTTAAACGTACCTGAACCGCAACAAGCAGCTTTTTTAAGTTCAATGAGTTCTATACCCAAAGCTTGGGTAAGTGATTGAGTAGACAGATAAAGCTCCCGACAAGCACCTTGAGCAACACAACCGGGATAGTAAGCGTATTTTAAGACTTGAGATTTTAAGACTTGAGATAGCATAAAATAAAATTAAGTTTTGGTTATAGGCGTAGCGATCGCCCT contains:
- the acs gene encoding acetate--CoA ligase alpha subunit; translation: MQASIKPTADKAYDILQTERLNPLDAIFAPQTVAVIGASEKPGSVGRTLLWNLITNPFNGTVFPINPKRNSVLGIKAYPTIFDVPEKIDLAVIATPAPTVPQIINDCVKAGIKGAIIISAGFKEAGEKGIALEKEILEIAHKGKIRIIGPNCLGVMSPISGLNATFASKMAQPGNVGFLSQSGALCTSILDWSLQENVGFSAFVSIGSMLDIGWGDLIYYLGDDPNTKSIVIYMESIGDARSFLSAAREVALTKPIIVIKAGRTAAAAKAAASHTGSLAGSDAVLDAAFRRCGVLRVNSISDLFDMSEVLAKQPRPKGPSLTILTNAGGPGVLATDTLIESRGKLAPISEEIMQGLNEILPPQWSHNNPIDILGDADPERYTKALEIAAKDPNSDGLLVILTPQAMTDPTKIAEELKPYSQMANKPILASWMGGEDVAEGKQILNHQGIPTYDYPDTAAKIFSYMWRYSYNLKGIYETPVLPSLECDTNTRNCALVETIIKDARKAGRAILTEFESKEILAAYGIPVVAGSIAKSAEEAVECAEKIGYPVVLKLYSQTITHKTDVGGVQLNLRNAEAVKRAYHLIETSVLEKAKPEDFLGVTVQQMVKTSGYELIIGSSLDPQFGPVLLFGAGGELVEVFQDSAIALPPLNTTLARRMMEQTKIYKALKGVRGRQSIDMAALEELLVVFSHLVVEQPAIKEIDINPLLAIPPSPDHPGGLIALDGRIVLHSADVGETELPKLAIRPYPHQYVSNWTLKNGIPVTIRPIRPEDEPLMVKFHKTLSEESVYLRYFHMVKLSQRIAHERLTRICFIDYDREMALVAEHHNPETQATEILAVGRLSKLHGNDGAEFAMLVSDRYQCNGLGTELLKRLIEVGKNEKISSISADILADNLGMQKVCERLGFKMSHSNDATVLKAEIDL
- a CDS encoding DUF6920 family protein, with translation MMTTQINQIWQNLENTKTEKQTFTEDLIAELPEPVQRYFLHAITLGTPLATGVKLKMQGYFQPSKDKKLPMQATEILTAKGFVWQAVMGNKFFNIKGADYYYNHSGKVEFKILGLIPLVKEENPDINRSSIGRFAGELFWLPSALLPQNQVIWQAIDHNTIQATCNIECETVNLTFIIDENGRVLEVKLPRWGNQTTDKTWQYIPFGGTFAQETTFQGFTIPSQINAGWWLGTENYNGFFQASIEEAEFF
- a CDS encoding DUF2283 domain-containing protein, translated to MKVHIDEEADALYLRLDESKIIESEEVYPGIVLDFNEENQVVGIEVLQLSSRINLTTKNIKVEISQS
- a CDS encoding DUF4258 domain-containing protein, giving the protein MNKLGIFVFIQGLEKSIGLTGDYPPVLQDLNFVRDAYKKTVPHPILFILPDYAINRLAKFAPDFWAWRSGVFRFKTVEKTRENATNNFPYDLTVHAQQVITAREIQLEWITRVLAEPQKTEPDREDPELRHALARIPENGNRVLRVVYNENKEPWRIITVYFDRTQRNKL
- a CDS encoding adenosine-specific kinase encodes the protein MEVKTVNLEIPVGCNLILGQTHFIKTVEDLYEIMVGISSQVKFGIAFCEASAACLIRMAGNDHTLQEVATKNAKSISAGHCFLIVLKDAYPINFLNAIKQCPEVCNIYCATANPVQVILAETEQGRGIIGVIDGFLPKGVEGNEDIKSRHDLLRKFGYKM
- a CDS encoding PAP/fibrillin family protein; protein product: MERQALKEKLQVLIKELKKQDDDSPITNLKIDKKKAAEIENLTVELENLNPHPQPLQNAINLLNGIWQLQYSTAREIRALDSLPLGLRIGKVFQVINVADAQFFNLAYVKHPLKFISGYVKVTARFEPDLAQSNLPDKRINVYFDKRYLAIDKILGVNTPQLNPFKVVDAKGPKGRVATLDITYLDETLRIGRGGDESLFILQKADDLPELQQI
- a CDS encoding CoB--CoM heterodisulfide reductase iron-sulfur subunit B family protein produces the protein MLSQVLKSQVLKYAYYPGCVAQGACRELYLSTQSLTQALGIELIELKKAACCGSGTFKEDSQLLEDTVNARNIALAEELNLPLLTHCSTCQGVIGHVDERLKQCQTTNPAYLNQVNGLLEKEGCSPYRGSTDVKHLLYALVTDYGLDKISQRVTRKLSNLKCAAFYGCYLLRAQKSMPYDDPFNPEAMENVFRAVGATPIYYRGRTQCCGWPLSSYATTESFQMAGMHIQEALSSGADCIVTPCPLCHLNLDSRQPEVEKVIGKKLGLPILHLPQLIALALGVSPELLGLERHIVSTKPVLEKLGI